The Humulus lupulus chromosome 3, drHumLupu1.1, whole genome shotgun sequence genome window below encodes:
- the LOC133823270 gene encoding hydroxymethylglutaryl-CoA lyase, mitochondrial-like isoform X2 translates to MCLTDAKDVMEAIQDVEGASFPVLTPNLKGFEAAVAAGAKEVAIFPAASESFSKRNLNCSIEDSLIRCRDVARAAKKLSILFVGTVIPMLKAVINVVPFDMIAVHFHDIYGQALSNTLVSLQAGISTVDSSVSGLGGCPYAKGATGNVATEDVVYMLNGLGVRTNVDLEKLIMAGEFISNHLGRSSGSKAATALRKVPSCSSKL, encoded by the exons ATGTGTTTAACAG ATGCTAAGGATGTAATGGAAGCAATTCAAGATGTTGAAGGAGCTAGTTTCCCTGTGTTAACTCCTAATCTTAAA GGTTTTGAGGCAGCTGTTGCTGCTGGTGCTAAGGAAGTTGCCATCTTTCCTGCGGCCTCTGAGTCCTTTTCAAAAAGAAATCTCAACTGTAGCATTGAGGATAGTTTAATTCGGTGTCGTGATGTTGCCCGTGCTGCTAAAAAGCTTTCAATCCTGTTCGTGG GTACTGTTATTCCAATGCTTAAGGCTGTTATTAACGTCGTGCCTTTTGACATGATAGCTGTCCATTTTCATGATATATATGGACAGGCTCTTTCAAATACACTGGTCTCCCTCCAG GCAGGGATCAGCACTGTGGACTCATCAGTCTCCGGTCTTGGGGGCTGCCCATATGCCAAAGGAGCTACTGGCAATGTCGCGACTGAGGATGTTGTGTACATGCTTAATGGACTTGGAGTGAGGACCAATGTGGATCTCGAAAAGCTCATCATGGCTGGGGAATTCATTTCGAATCACTTGGGACGCTCATCTGGTTCAAAGGCAGCAACTGCCTTGAGAAAAGTTCCTTCTTGTTCCTCCAAGCTATGA
- the LOC133823270 gene encoding hydroxymethylglutaryl-CoA lyase, mitochondrial-like isoform X1 codes for MDFYFTGILCIFLLSDAKDVMEAIQDVEGASFPVLTPNLKGFEAAVAAGAKEVAIFPAASESFSKRNLNCSIEDSLIRCRDVARAAKKLSILFVGTVIPMLKAVINVVPFDMIAVHFHDIYGQALSNTLVSLQAGISTVDSSVSGLGGCPYAKGATGNVATEDVVYMLNGLGVRTNVDLEKLIMAGEFISNHLGRSSGSKAATALRKVPSCSSKL; via the exons ATGGACTTTTATTTTACTGGTATCTTGTGTATCTTTCTGCTATCAGATGCTAAGGATGTAATGGAAGCAATTCAAGATGTTGAAGGAGCTAGTTTCCCTGTGTTAACTCCTAATCTTAAA GGTTTTGAGGCAGCTGTTGCTGCTGGTGCTAAGGAAGTTGCCATCTTTCCTGCGGCCTCTGAGTCCTTTTCAAAAAGAAATCTCAACTGTAGCATTGAGGATAGTTTAATTCGGTGTCGTGATGTTGCCCGTGCTGCTAAAAAGCTTTCAATCCTGTTCGTGG GTACTGTTATTCCAATGCTTAAGGCTGTTATTAACGTCGTGCCTTTTGACATGATAGCTGTCCATTTTCATGATATATATGGACAGGCTCTTTCAAATACACTGGTCTCCCTCCAG GCAGGGATCAGCACTGTGGACTCATCAGTCTCCGGTCTTGGGGGCTGCCCATATGCCAAAGGAGCTACTGGCAATGTCGCGACTGAGGATGTTGTGTACATGCTTAATGGACTTGGAGTGAGGACCAATGTGGATCTCGAAAAGCTCATCATGGCTGGGGAATTCATTTCGAATCACTTGGGACGCTCATCTGGTTCAAAGGCAGCAACTGCCTTGAGAAAAGTTCCTTCTTGTTCCTCCAAGCTATGA